In Brachypodium distachyon strain Bd21 chromosome 2, Brachypodium_distachyon_v3.0, whole genome shotgun sequence, one genomic interval encodes:
- the LOC100837262 gene encoding putative F-box/FBD/LRR-repeat protein At5g44950, whose protein sequence is MCLVNSPATVSSTSSQRGQIVSPESADRPPPYSDGFAEGPPPSVNTGEESDGRAAKRPRAESGGGAAAQDGRDRISELPDAILVSILSYLPLRDAARSTVLSSRWRHLFDQSLLDFNACQPFPPEGGRGCDWVIHAIDSILAAPRHIPIRSFRFVMYGKGFIKHTGTVARWFRTLASRGVRELDVDMLYTVPKPPLPALLLQFASLQTLRVCHCDLPDYAQAGALWLPVLRTLDLSNVGVTQHTLQAMLSHCPSLECAKLKNITGAGKICLRSKSLTRLYGDFGNLKELVITDAPNLEELVGIGLPSGAATLKIDFAPKLQVLGYLGKSVRPLVLRDTIFDGGIVQSRTLMSSVKTLAIQVPFSEKGYTVFVTQLLKCFPCLEVFCIEPDNRSDPRRVNIENWDTTTSIQCVEHTINKLAFECFEGEWYQWDFLTFLLGMARALKIVEIYFPKSKDCYSNGRQPVSSINRVSQDVEFLVFRTYELTNNMYLCHCCPARCHKQNKVLLPCEI, encoded by the exons ATGTGTCTCGTGAACTCTCCCGCTACCGTCTCCTCGACCTCGTCGCAGCGAGGTCAGATCGTGTCCCCAGAGTCGGCGGATCGGCCGCCCCCCTACTCTGACGGATTCGCCGAGGGCCCGCCCCCGAGCGTCAACACCGGCGAGGAGTCCGATGGCAGGGCGGCTAAACGCCCTCGCGCggagtccggcggcggcgcggcggcccaggACGGCAGGGACCGCATCAGCGAACTCCCGGACGCGATCCTGGTGTCCATCCTCTCCTACCTCCCGCTCCGCGACGCCGCCCGTTCGACGGTGCTCTCCTCGCGGTGGCGCCACCTGTTCGACCAATCTCTCCTGGACTTCAACGCGTGCCAGCCGTTCCCGCCGGAGGGGGGCCGCGGGTGCGACTGGGTCATCCACGCCATCGACTCCATCCTCGCCGCGCCCCGGCACATCCCCATCCGCAGCTTCCGCTTCGTCATGTACGGGAAGGGCTTCATCAAACACACGGGCACCGTCGCCCGCTGGTTTCGCACCCTCGCGAGCCGTGGCGTCCGGGAACTCGATGTCGACATGCTTTACACCGTCCCGAAGCCGCCGCTTCCGGCCTTGCTCCTCCAGTTCGCCTCCCTGCAAACCCTGAGAGTCTGCCACTGCGACCTTCCCGACTACGCGCAGGCGGGCGCGCTGTGGCTCCCTGTCCTCAGGACGCTCGACCTGTCCAACGTCGGCGTGACCCAGCACACCCTGCAGGCGATGCTGTCGCACTGCCCATCCCTAGAGTGCGCAAAGCTCAAGAACATCACCGGTGCCGGAAAGATCTGCCTCCGGTCCAAGAGTCTGACACGCCTGTACGGTGACTTCGGAAACTTGAAGGAGCTCGTCATCACGGACGCCCCGAACCTTGAAGAATTGGTGGGGATCGGTTTGCCGAGCGGGGCAGCGACACTGAAAATTGATTTCGCCCCGAAGCTGCAGGTGCTGGGGTACTTGGGGAAGAGCGTCCGGCCACTTGTGCTACGCGATACCATTTTTGAT GGTGGCATCGTGCAATCCAGGACCCTGATGTCCAGCGTGAAGACTCTGGCCATCCAGGTGCCATTCTCAGAGAAAGGATACACGGTCTTTGTTACGCAGTTGCTCAAATGCTTCCCATGTCTTGAGGTGTTCTGCATCGAG CCGGACAATCGATCAGATCCGCGGCGGGTTAATATTGAAAACTGGGACACAACAACTTCTATTCAGTGTGTCGAACATACTATTAACAAATTAGCCTTCGAGTGTTTTGAAGGGGAATGGTATCAGTGGGACTTTCTAACCTTTCTACTTGGGATGGCTAGAGCTCTTAAGATCGTTGAGATCTATTTCCCAAAAAGCAAAGATTGTTATAGCAACGGAAGACAACCGGTGAGCAGTATAAATAGAGTCTCTCAAGACGTCGAGTTCCTGGTTTTCAGAACTTATGAGCTGACCAACAACATGTATTTGTGTCATTGTTGTCCCGCACGATGCCACAAGCAAAACAAAGTTCTACTGCCCTGTGAAATCTGA